Genomic window (Rhizobium brockwellii):
TCGCCCGTTTTTACACCGATCGGCTGCCTGGCGAAGCGGCCGCCACCAATGCTCTCGCCGAGAGCGGCTTGGACGTGGTCACATGCAGCGAGGACATGACATGAGCTACGTAGACCTGGCGCCATCAGCTCGCGAGTTGCGGGATGTGCGCTACCTGTTCACCGACATCGACGATACCCTGACCACCGAAGGCAAGCTTCTGCCGCAAACCTACGAAGCTCTCTGGGATCTCAGCCGGGCGGGAATTGCCGTCGTGCCGGTCACGGGCGGCTCAGCCGGATGGTGCGAACATATCGTCCGCGCCTGGCCTGTGGCTGCCGTCATCGGCGAAAGCGGCGCATATTGCGTCACCCGTCAGGACGGCGAAGTGGTGTTCGACTATTGGGAGGATGGCGCCCTACAGGGTGAGCGCCAGCGCCAGCACCTGCAGACGATCAAAGAGCTGATCTCGCAAAATAGCCGGACGTTCAGAATTGCCCACGACCAGGTCTTCCGGCTGGCGGATGTCGCAATCGACATTCACGGTCAGGAACCGTATGAGGTCGAAGATCTGGCATCCAGCATTAGAGCCATGGGCGGAACGGTGGCGATCAGCTCCATCCACATCAACACGTGGATCGGCGATTACAATAAGCGCTCGATGAGCGAGCGCGTTTTAACCGAGATGTTCGGTATCGATCCCGATCAAACAGCTGCCGTGACCGCCTTCGTCGGTGACTCTCGAAACGATGCACCGATGTTTGGCTTTATCCGCAACTCTTTCGGGGTCAACAACATCATCCCGGTTCTTTCACAATTGCAATACGCGCCGAAATGGGTCTCCTCGCAGCCCGCCGGGCTTGGCTTTGCCGATATTGCCCAAACGATCTTGGACGCGGCTGGCGCAGGTTCTGAGACGTCTCGTCAGCTTTTGACCGAGCCGGCGGTCATGCCTGCCAGGAAGTAGCGTTGAGCAACCAGATAAAGGACCAGGAGGGGAAGGGAACCGAGCACGCTCATCGCCATCATCTCGTTCCATTCGAAGGCGTGCTGGCCCATCAGAAGCTGGATGCCGATCGGGACCGTCCTGAGGTCCATCGATTTTGTCAGCGTCAGCGCGAAGAGGAATTCGTTCCAGGCGAGCAGAAAGGTGTAGACCGCGGTGGCGACGATCCCGGGGATGGAGACCGGAACGATGACGCGCCAAAGCGCCGTCCAGCTCGAACCGCCGTCGACCAGGACGGCCTCGTCCAGCTCTTTCGGCAGCGTGTTGAGATAGCCTGTCATCAACAGGACGGCGTAAGGCAGCGTGAAGACCATGTAGGTCAGGATCAGCGCCAGATAGGTATCGAAGATCCTGAAGGCGACCACCATTCCGAAATAGGGAATGAGAAGGGTAATCGGCGGAACGGTCTGGGTGCTGATGATGAAGATGTTCAAGGTGTTCTTGAAACGGAACTGATAGCGGCTGAAGCCGTAGGCGGTCACGATCGCGACGAGGAGGGTCAGACCGGTGACGACGCCGGCGACAAAGTAGCTGTTGATAAAGAACCGCACTTTCACCGGATCGTTGAAAATCGTCAGATAGGCGGCCACCGTGAAATCATCCGGCAACAGCCGCGGCGGAAGGGCGAAGATTTCCGTATTCGATTTCAGCGAGCTGAAAAACATCCACACGATCGGAAAAGCCGAAAAAACCAGGCCGATCGCCAGACCGAGATAGGTCAGGATGGTCGGCAATACCGAGCTTTTGAAGGAACGCTTTGCCATGACGGTCACCTGCGCTGCTGGTGTTTGATGTAGAAATAGGTGACGCTCATCGAGATGATGAGGATGATCATCGCGCTCGCCGAAGCCAGCGAGAATTCATACTGCGAGAAGGCGAGCTTGTAGGTGAAAGTGGAGAGCACCTCCGTCGAGTAGATCGGGCCGCCGCCCGTCGTCATCCATACCAGCGGAAAAACCTGCATCGTCCAGATGAAATCGAGAAGCGCGATGCTGATGATGATCGGCATCAGCTGCGGAATGGTGATGTACCAGAACTTTTGGAGTCCGTTGGCGCCGTCGATGCCGGCCGCCTCGTAAAGCTCCTTGGAAATGCCCTGGAGGCCGGCGAGCAGGCTGACCATGTAAAGCGGATAACCCGCCCAGATGTTTGCGAAGGTCAAAGCGTGTATGGCGGTGCGCGTCGACGAAAACCACTCGACCTTGAAGTTGATGATATGGAGCGCCATCAGCACACTGTTGACGACGCCGTTCGGGTCGAGCAGCAGGCGCCAGATGATGGCGATGATGACGGCGGTGAACAGCCAGGGCAGGATGAAGAGCACGCGCAGAATGCTGCGAATAAGCGGATCGACGCGGTTGGTGTTCAACAGCAGCGCAAAGGCCAGGCCGATAATGAAGTGGAAGACGACGCTCATGATGGTGAAATAAAGCGTCTGCGCGACCGACTGCCAGAAGACCGGATTTTCGAAGATGGTCACATAGTTCTGGACCCCTGCGAAGGCAGCGGTCTTTTTCATGATGGCGCCGTCCATCAGAGAATATTTGAAGACCATCACCATCGGGAACAGCATCAGCAGCACAAGCAGCAGGGTCGCCGGCGACACGTAGAAATACGGGACCAGCTTCCTCAAGGTGCTGTAACGAAGCCATCCTTTTCTTCGCGCTTTGGCATGCGCGGCGACCAGAGCCGTAGCCGAGTGATTCATGAGCTGTGACTTTCCATTCTGCCGAGATTTGACGACTTGCACCGGCAGCGCAAGGCTGCGCTGCCGGTGATCGTGAAAGCGACGTGCTTAGAACTTCGCAAGCCACGCCTTCTGGGTATTGGCAGCTGCGTCCTTGGCTGACTGCCCGCCGTCGAACATCTTCTGGACTTCGACGTTCATGTCGCGCATCAGCTCTTCGGCAACCGGAAGACCAACGAATTCGTTGGCAGGATAGCCGCTCTGGAAGATTTTGAAAGCTTCCGCGAAAATCGGGTCCGAGGCCACGAAGTCCGGCTTGGCATGGACGTTGCCGGGGAAGGCATTGGCAATCGAGACGAGACGGCCGTTAACGTCAGGGCTCATCAAGTATTCGACCAGCTTCCAGGCTTCTTCCTTGTGCTGGCTGCCTTCGCTGATGCCGATGCCCCAGGAGGCATAGGGCATGCCGCGCTTGCCGGTGTAGCCGTCAGTGGCCGGCAAGGCGGAGATGCCGAAGTTGAGCTTCGGATTGCGCTCGCGGATGAGGTTCACATGGGCGAGGGAATCCACCATCATGCCGACGCGGCCGTTGACGAATTCCTCGACCTTGTCCTGTTCCTTCTTGGCGAAGATGCCGGGAGAAATCACGCCTTCCTTGTTGAGCGAGGCAAGATAATCGAGCGTGCCGACGACGGCGTCATTTTCGAGGTCAGGCTTGCCGTCCTTCAGCATCGAGGCGCCGGAGGCCCAGACCCAGGACATGACGTCGTTCTGGATTCCGCTCGGAGACTGCAGCGATAGCGGCAGAACCCAGCCGTACTGGTTCTTCGAGGCGTCGGTCATCTTCTTCGCGGCTTCAGCAAATTCCGTGCGCGTGGTCGGCAACTTGTCGACGCCGGCGGCCTTGGAGATATCCAGGTTCACGAAGACCGGGTAGACGAAGGATGCCAGCGGGAACATCACGCTCTTGCCATCGACCTTGACGATATCGGTGATCTGGCTCTTGTCGTATTTCGCCTTCTCCATCAGTTCGTCCATGGAGGCGATCGCGCCCTGCTTGGCAAGCCCGTTTACCCAGGCGCCATCGAGGCCCACCACATCGCTCAGCGTTCCGGAGGCTGCGCCGACGACGATCTGGTCGCGCGTTGTGGCATAGGGACCGCTGACCAACGTCACCTTGATGCCGGGGTTTTTGGCTTCGAAATCGTTCATGATGCCGCGCAAAGCGCCCGACGGCATTTCGGGTTCCCACCATTGAATGAACTCGATGGTGGTGTCGGCAAATGCCGACGTGGCGCAGAGCGCCCATACCGCCACGGCAGCCCGCATCGTCACGCCGAATTTTCTAATATTCATTTGTGCCTCCCAAAGATTGTCAGTTAATCGATCCTCCTCAAGATCGTAGGCAAAGTAGGTTCCCTGAAGCCCCTATCTGTCAATGAAGAACTGCGATCAGGAAAAGATGTGAGGCCGGCATTCACCGTGCGTGTTGCGTTAAATCATTGATAGAAAATCATAAAATTGATTGACATCATCAGCGTTTTTCTGCAGCATTTGTATTGCTTGTGACGCATTTTTTCTTTACTTTCGTAAACAAATGAAAGTTTACCCAACAAAATGAAAAGCGTGGCACCCGGCTTCTTCACTGCAAATTTTCGAATTTTGGGTGCTGAAACAAGCGCCTTTTGCAACCTCGCGGCGCAGACTGCACAAGTCGCAAATGAAGGGATATTTCGATTTTCGAAAGGGAGGGCAGAACCTGCACAAAAGTGACGGATCACGCCGGTTATGCGTTGATTTTCGACAATCCCGGAAAACGAAGATCGCCCTGTACAAATTGCCGAATGCGTGATTTGGCGCGTCGGCGGATTGCCGTTGAGTGCGAAGTCGTTCCCGATCAGTTGTCGTCGTCCCGCCAATAAGGAATTGAATGGCCAAGAAAAGTTATAAATCGATGGACGACTTCGCGAGCGCCTCCGGCGTATCGCGTCCGACCTTGTCGAAATATTTCGATGATCCCTCGCAGATCAAGGAGGTGACCCGCAAGCGTATCGAGGCGGCTCTCAAGAAGTCGAATTTCGAGCCGAACCTTTTCGCGCGGCATCTCAATCGCAAGCGGACCAGGAATATCGGGATTCTGGTCCCGACTATGTCGGATCCCTTTTATGTGCAGGTCGTGTCGCTGATCGAGCTGGAGCTGCGTGAAAAGGGATTCTGGCCCGTCCAAATCTCGTCGCACACGCGGCCGGAGCTGGAGGCGGAGGCCGTCCGGACCTTGCTCTCGCTGAAGGTTGCCGGTGCGATCGTGGCGCCGCTCGGGGCCGGCTCTCGCCGTTCCGCGCTGGAAAGATTAAGGGATGCCATCCCGGTCGTCTGCTTCGACAATCCTGCCGACGCCGACCTTCCTTATGTCGGCAACGACAACGCGCAAAGCATGGCAGCCATTGTGCAATATCTCTGCCGGTCCGGTGAGCCGCCGATCTTCCTGGAAATTCCGCATATGACCGAAAATGCCGGCGAGCGGCAGGCGGGCTACCGCGCGACCATGGCGAGGGAAGGGCATTCCCCGCTCGTCATCGATTGCGACGCGCCACCTTCCTGGGAATTCGAGCGTCTCGGATACGAGCAGATGCAGAGAATTCTTGCGAATGGCGGTCTTCCCGGCAAAACGCTGCTATGCGCCAACGACCGCTTCGCTTTCGGCGCGATGGCAGCCGCATTCGCGTCGGGACTGAAAATCGGCCGGAACGACGCTTGCGACGTGCGCATCGCCGGGCACGACGATCACCCGCTGAGCCGATATACCTGCCCGTCGCTGACGACCATGGCCCAGAACGCGCCCGAGATCGCCGCGAAGTCCGTGGAGCTTTTGCTGTCGCATATCGAGAGCGAGGATGATGGAACCACCCCTGCGACGAACAAGGTGATCCTCGAAGCGATGCTGGTCATGCGCGAGTCGGCTTGAGACTGGGCGGGTTCCCGCGTCAACGGGCAAGTGCTGGGTCCATGGCGCGCCATGCCGTTGCGATGACTTCGAGAGCCTCTTGCCCCTCCGGAATGGCCCGTCTCTTCGACACGAAGCCATGGATCTGTCCGGGCCAGGTCCGGGTCGTTGCCTTCGCCTCGGTGCTGAGCCGCTCGGCATAAGCGGCCCCTTCGTCGAACAGCACGTCATGTCCGGCAAGGATCACAAGAGCCGGCGCCACGCCCCCCAGCGACGCTACGTTCAGCGGCGAGGCGCGCCAGTCCGACCGGCTCGCGGCGTCCGGCAGATAGCGGTCTCGGAACCATTTCATCGCGGCTGCCGTCAGGCCGAAATCCTCTTCGTAACGTGAGTAGCTGTCGCT
Coding sequences:
- a CDS encoding carbohydrate ABC transporter permease; its protein translation is MAKRSFKSSVLPTILTYLGLAIGLVFSAFPIVWMFFSSLKSNTEIFALPPRLLPDDFTVAAYLTIFNDPVKVRFFINSYFVAGVVTGLTLLVAIVTAYGFSRYQFRFKNTLNIFIISTQTVPPITLLIPYFGMVVAFRIFDTYLALILTYMVFTLPYAVLLMTGYLNTLPKELDEAVLVDGGSSWTALWRVIVPVSIPGIVATAVYTFLLAWNEFLFALTLTKSMDLRTVPIGIQLLMGQHAFEWNEMMAMSVLGSLPLLVLYLVAQRYFLAGMTAGSVKS
- a CDS encoding carbohydrate ABC transporter permease, which codes for MNHSATALVAAHAKARRKGWLRYSTLRKLVPYFYVSPATLLLVLLMLFPMVMVFKYSLMDGAIMKKTAAFAGVQNYVTIFENPVFWQSVAQTLYFTIMSVVFHFIIGLAFALLLNTNRVDPLIRSILRVLFILPWLFTAVIIAIIWRLLLDPNGVVNSVLMALHIINFKVEWFSSTRTAIHALTFANIWAGYPLYMVSLLAGLQGISKELYEAAGIDGANGLQKFWYITIPQLMPIIISIALLDFIWTMQVFPLVWMTTGGGPIYSTEVLSTFTYKLAFSQYEFSLASASAMIILIISMSVTYFYIKHQQRR
- a CDS encoding ABC transporter substrate-binding protein, translating into MNIRKFGVTMRAAVAVWALCATSAFADTTIEFIQWWEPEMPSGALRGIMNDFEAKNPGIKVTLVSGPYATTRDQIVVGAASGTLSDVVGLDGAWVNGLAKQGAIASMDELMEKAKYDKSQITDIVKVDGKSVMFPLASFVYPVFVNLDISKAAGVDKLPTTRTEFAEAAKKMTDASKNQYGWVLPLSLQSPSGIQNDVMSWVWASGASMLKDGKPDLENDAVVGTLDYLASLNKEGVISPGIFAKKEQDKVEEFVNGRVGMMVDSLAHVNLIRERNPKLNFGISALPATDGYTGKRGMPYASWGIGISEGSQHKEEAWKLVEYLMSPDVNGRLVSIANAFPGNVHAKPDFVASDPIFAEAFKIFQSGYPANEFVGLPVAEELMRDMNVEVQKMFDGGQSAKDAAANTQKAWLAKF
- a CDS encoding HAD-IIB family hydrolase, coding for MSYVDLAPSARELRDVRYLFTDIDDTLTTEGKLLPQTYEALWDLSRAGIAVVPVTGGSAGWCEHIVRAWPVAAVIGESGAYCVTRQDGEVVFDYWEDGALQGERQRQHLQTIKELISQNSRTFRIAHDQVFRLADVAIDIHGQEPYEVEDLASSIRAMGGTVAISSIHINTWIGDYNKRSMSERVLTEMFGIDPDQTAAVTAFVGDSRNDAPMFGFIRNSFGVNNIIPVLSQLQYAPKWVSSQPAGLGFADIAQTILDAAGAGSETSRQLLTEPAVMPARK
- a CDS encoding LacI family DNA-binding transcriptional regulator, with amino-acid sequence MAKKSYKSMDDFASASGVSRPTLSKYFDDPSQIKEVTRKRIEAALKKSNFEPNLFARHLNRKRTRNIGILVPTMSDPFYVQVVSLIELELREKGFWPVQISSHTRPELEAEAVRTLLSLKVAGAIVAPLGAGSRRSALERLRDAIPVVCFDNPADADLPYVGNDNAQSMAAIVQYLCRSGEPPIFLEIPHMTENAGERQAGYRATMAREGHSPLVIDCDAPPSWEFERLGYEQMQRILANGGLPGKTLLCANDRFAFGAMAAAFASGLKIGRNDACDVRIAGHDDHPLSRYTCPSLTTMAQNAPEIAAKSVELLLSHIESEDDGTTPATNKVILEAMLVMRESA